A stretch of the Gavia stellata isolate bGavSte3 chromosome 11, bGavSte3.hap2, whole genome shotgun sequence genome encodes the following:
- the LOC104260037 gene encoding LOW QUALITY PROTEIN: transcription cofactor HES-6 (The sequence of the model RefSeq protein was modified relative to this genomic sequence to represent the inferred CDS: inserted 2 bases in 1 codon) — MLILGYKYSRRAAEQQRARRERERPTARVPPSRPVLPRPGVXAGWITMTAAAAAGGTHKLTSTKEERKLRKPLIERKRRERINNCLDQLKETVVGAFHLDQSKLEKADILEMTVKHLQNIQSSKLMADSKVGLEAQQRYSTGYIQCMHEVHNLLLTCEWMDKTLGARLLNHLLKSLPRSGEDACKAALRSSSPSQQPLLMPKSPLSPKGSTRGTNPSQEHFHPAKNKQASKNSFQLPALSVFSQVDAAPPRQVLQPNFSHNNPRMGSLDMWRPW; from the exons ATGCTAATTCTGGGTTATAAATACAGCAGAAGAGCAGCGGAGCAGCAAAGAGCCCGTCGGGAAAGGGAGCGACCCACTGCCCGAGTGCCACCTTCCCGTCCCGTCCTCCCGAGGCCTGGGGT GGCAGGCTGGATTACAATGACCGCCGCAGCCGCTGCCGGCGGCACCCACAAGCTCACCAGCAccaaggaggagaggaag TTAAGGAAACCCCTCATTGAGCGGAAGCGAAGGGAAAGGATTAATAACTGCTTGGACCAGCTGAAGGAGACTGTTGTGGGCGCGTTTCATCTGGAT CAGTCGAAACTGGAAAAAGCAGACATCCTGGAAATGACGGTGAAGCACCTCCAGAACATCCAGAGCAGCAAGCTGATGG CTGACTCCAAGGTGGGTCTGGAAGCCCAACAGAGGTACAGCACCGGGTACATTCAGTGCATGCACGAGGTGCACAACCTCCTCCTCACCTGCGAGTGGATGGACAAGACCCTCGGGGCGCGCCTGTTAAACCACCTGCTGAAATCCTTACCCAGGTCTGGCGAAGACGCCTGCAAAGCGGCGTTAAGGTCTTCAAGCCCATCTCAGCAGCCTCTCTTGATGCCAAAAAGCCCCCTGAGCCCCAAGGGGAGCACTCGGGGCACAAACCCATCACAGGAGCACTTCCACCCGGCGAAGAACAAGCAGGCTTCGAAGAATTCCTTCCAGCTGCCGGCGCTGTCGGTTTTCAGCCAGGTTGACGCTGCACCTCCCAGACAGGTCCTGCAGCCAAATTTTTCCCATAACAACCCTAGAATGGGGTCATTAGATATGTGGAGACCATGGTAA
- the LOC132317711 gene encoding LOW QUALITY PROTEIN: transcription cofactor HES-6-like (The sequence of the model RefSeq protein was modified relative to this genomic sequence to represent the inferred CDS: deleted 1 base in 1 codon; substituted 1 base at 1 genomic stop codon), with protein sequence MQIGRYKXGGAGRGGERTGAAGGERSGPEQRGSAGRAMAPSFRPGKGRPPRGDEDCPEARADRKTRKPLVEKKRRARINESLQELRLLLADSEFQAKLENAEVLELTVRRVQAVLERRSLGECRRGGGGGPARAAPHPAPLSVSRGAEGGRLQREASERFAAGYIQCMHEVHTFVSSCPGIDATTAAELLNHLLESMPLNEGGFPDLIADVLADPALGPWPGSEALAPAAEASLGTLGLALPASAPSPSPSEETCSDSDEAEPGQTSTDGLDASRTRGLPSPTLPKSMWRPW encoded by the exons ATGCAAATCGGAAGGTATAAGtagggcggcgcggggcggggcggggagcggacCGGAGCCGCcggaggggagcggagcgggccGGAGCAGCGCGGGTCCGCCGGG CGCGCCATGGCGCCCTCCTTCCGGCCCGGCAagggccgcccgccgcggggggaCGAGGACTGCCCGGAGGCCAGGGCCGACAGGAAG ACGAGGAAGCCGCTGGTGGAGAAGAAGCGCCGGGCGCGGATCAACGAGAGCCTGCAGGAGCTGCGGCTGCTGCTGGCCGACAGCGAG TTTCAGGCGAAGCTGGAGAACGCGGAGGTGCTGGAGCTGACGGTGCGGCGGGTGCAGGCCGTGCTGGAGCGCCGCTCCCTCGGTGAgtgccggcggggcggcggcgggggcccggcccgggccgcgCCTCACCCCGCTCCCCTCTCTGTCTCCCGCGGCGCAGAGGGCGGGCGGCTGCAGCGCGAGGCCAGCGAGCGCTTCGCCGCCGGCTACATCCAGTGCATGCACGAGGTGCACACCTTCGTCTCCAGCTGCCCCGGCATCGACGCCACCACGGCCGCCGAGCTGCTCAACCACCTGCTGGAGTCCATGCCCCTCAACGAGGGCGGCTTCCCGGACTTGATCGCGGACGTTTTGGCAGATCCCGCCCTCGGCCCCTGGCCCGGCAGCGAGGCACTGGCCCCAGCAGCCGAGgcctccctgggcaccctgggCCTGGCTCTCCCCGCCTCGGCACCCTCGCCCTCCCCCAGTGAAGAGACCTGCTCCGACTCGGACGAGGCGGAGCCGGGCCAGACCTCCACCGACGGACTGGACGCTTCCCGGACGCGCGGCCTGCCTTCGCCTACCTTACCCAAGTCCATGTGGAGACCCTGGTAA